One Salmo salar unplaced genomic scaffold, Ssal_v3.1, whole genome shotgun sequence DNA segment encodes these proteins:
- the LOC123732787 gene encoding extensin-like, producing the protein MQGHPPTFTHPASHWREGRDTPRPSPTQPVTGGNAGTPPDLHPPSQSLEGRQGHHPTFTHPASHWREGRDTTRPSPTQPVTGGKAGTPPDLHPPSQSLEGRQGHPPTFTHPASHWREGRDTPDLHPPSQSLEGTQGHPRPSPTQPVTGGKAGTPPDLHPPSQSLEGRQGHPRPSPTQPVTGGKAGTPPTFTHPASHWREGRDTPDLHPPSQSLEGRQGHPRPSPTQPVTGGKAGTPPTFTHPASHWREGRDTPRPSPTQPVTGGKAGTPPDLHPPSQSLEGRQGHPRPSPTQPVTGGKAGTPPTFTHPASHWREGRDTPRPSPTQPVTGGKAGTPPDLHPPSQSLEGRQGHPPTFTHP; encoded by the coding sequence ATGCAGGGACACCCCCCGACCTtcacccacccagccagtcacTGGAGGGAAGGCAGGGACACCCCCCGACCTtcacccacccagccagtcacTGGAGGGAACGCAGGGACACCCCCCGACCTtcacccacccagccagtcacTGGAGGGAAGGCAGGGACACCACCCGACCTtcacccacccagccagtcacTGGAGGGAAGGCAGGGACACCACCCGACCTtcacccacccagccagtcacTGGAGGGAAGGCAGGGACACCCCCCGACCTtcacccacccagccagtcatTGGAGGGAAGGCAGGGACACCCCCCGACCTtcacccacccagccagtcacTGGAGGGAAGGCAGGGACACCCCCGACCTtcacccacccagccagtcacTGGAGGGAACGCAGGGACACCCCCGACCTtcacccacccagccagtcacTGGAGGGAAGGCAGGGACACCCCCCGACCTtcacccacccagccagtcacTGGAGGGAAGGCAGGGACACCCCCGACCTtcacccacccagccagtcacTGGAGGGAAGGCAGGGACACCCCCGACCTtcacccacccagccagtcacTGGAGGGAAGGCAGGGACACCCCCGACCTtcacccacccagccagtcacTGGAGGGAAGGCAGGGACACCCCCGACCTtcacccacccagccagtcacTGGAGGGAAGGCAGGGACACCCCCGACCTtcacccacccagccagtcacTGGAGGGAAGGCAGGGACACCCCCCGACCTtcacccacccagccagtcacTGGAGGGAAGGCAGGGACACCCCCAGACCTtcacccacccagccagtcacTGGAGGGAAGGCAGGGACACCCCCGACCTtcacccacccagccagtcacTGGAGGGAAGGCAGGGACACCCCCGACCTtcacccacccagccagtcacTGGAGGGAAGGCAGGGACACCCCCCGACCTtcacccacccagccagtcacTGGAGGGAAGGCAGGGACACCCCCCGACCTtcacccacccagccagtcacTGGAGGGAAGGCAGGGACACCCCCCGACCTTCACCCACCCA